From Verrucomicrobia bacterium S94, the proteins below share one genomic window:
- a CDS encoding VWA domain-containing protein, whose product MLIYFYHPAALLWLWIVPVIAGLFIYSSVKRKKAVSAFGAGAHFISRKREAFSATAAIGLIIIALARPAWNLEETKLQESGRDVIFLLDVSRSMLAEDMHPNRLENAKTAIHDCIEGLSGDRIGLVLFAGSTEIRCPLTVDYDYFRMALRNASPDSVAAGGTMIAHALERTVEKLVTDEKAGMVDLILITDGEDQKDGPDEVEAVRKLEEAGVRFIGIGLGDRSRGSRIAIVDEETGVRSYLKSGNQEIWTRLNSETLRRMAGAIQDGIYFDVGNGPFNLAQIYRQIMVDAERTATDKQVMERYEEKFHLFLSGAVILLLISNRWRKPS is encoded by the coding sequence ATGCTGATCTATTTCTACCATCCTGCCGCCCTGCTCTGGCTGTGGATCGTTCCGGTAATTGCCGGGCTGTTCATCTATTCCTCGGTCAAACGCAAAAAAGCCGTTTCCGCATTCGGAGCCGGCGCACATTTCATCAGCCGGAAACGCGAAGCCTTCAGCGCCACCGCGGCCATCGGACTGATAATAATAGCCCTCGCCCGGCCGGCCTGGAATCTTGAAGAAACCAAACTGCAGGAAAGCGGGCGCGACGTCATCTTTCTGCTCGACGTCTCCCGCTCTATGTTGGCAGAGGATATGCATCCGAACCGCCTCGAAAATGCAAAAACAGCAATTCATGACTGCATCGAGGGGCTGTCCGGCGACCGCATCGGGCTCGTACTTTTTGCCGGATCAACCGAAATCCGTTGCCCGTTGACAGTCGATTACGACTATTTCCGCATGGCCCTTCGTAATGCTTCGCCCGATAGCGTGGCGGCCGGTGGAACCATGATTGCGCATGCGCTGGAACGCACGGTCGAGAAGCTGGTGACGGACGAAAAAGCCGGCATGGTTGACCTTATTCTGATAACCGACGGCGAAGACCAGAAGGATGGCCCCGATGAAGTGGAGGCTGTCCGGAAGCTGGAAGAGGCCGGTGTACGCTTCATCGGTATCGGACTGGGCGACCGTTCACGCGGAAGCCGTATTGCAATTGTTGATGAAGAAACCGGAGTACGCTCGTATCTTAAAAGCGGTAATCAGGAAATCTGGACCCGCCTCAATTCTGAAACGCTGCGCCGTATGGCCGGGGCAATTCAGGACGGCATCTATTTTGATGTCGGTAACGGACCATTCAATCTGGCACAGATCTATCGACAGATCATGGTTGATGCCGAACGGACGGCAACCGACAAACAGGTAATGGAACGGTATGAGGAAAAATTCCATCTGTTTCTTTCCGGTGCAGTCATCCTGCTGCTGATTTCCAACCGCTGGAGGAAACCGTCATGA
- a CDS encoding tetratricopeptide repeat protein translates to MISKILPLLLTVTLVQAAPKTFKAGNKALAEGRLDEAINLYHEAIAEAPESGELYFNLGNAQYRSGSYEEAMASYELAASMTESDYTRGRSWYNMGNCMVKAGENLRETDPHAAAEYCRQAAWFYRMALDYDASFTDAAYNLEMSQRIVAGIEEEIQQKEEDEQKQNELITYIREKLMEFIERQNKLLETQDVGEAQKQLENETRELAELIEASGLHADIPMPDGNAAPGPLKETWEHTVKAAEAMAVPDQPTALEELTAALGSAPEDPNQQEGESDEESEDYEDYDMEYEESDQDADMYEEADPFGDFSEYEEIRGVPPPNQTEMDILAEEIRNQERRKQKKSGEYKAVEKDW, encoded by the coding sequence ATGATTTCCAAAATACTGCCTCTGCTGCTTACAGTAACGCTGGTGCAGGCCGCACCGAAAACCTTCAAGGCGGGAAACAAGGCCCTGGCGGAAGGCCGCCTTGATGAAGCCATCAATCTGTACCATGAAGCGATTGCCGAAGCTCCGGAATCGGGCGAACTCTATTTCAATCTGGGCAATGCACAGTACCGCTCCGGAAGCTATGAAGAGGCGATGGCATCCTATGAGCTCGCGGCCTCCATGACGGAATCGGATTACACACGCGGCCGCAGCTGGTACAACATGGGCAACTGCATGGTCAAAGCAGGAGAGAACCTCCGGGAAACCGATCCGCATGCGGCGGCCGAATACTGCCGGCAGGCGGCCTGGTTCTACCGCATGGCACTGGACTACGATGCCTCGTTTACCGATGCCGCATACAATCTGGAAATGAGCCAGCGTATCGTGGCCGGCATCGAGGAGGAAATACAGCAGAAGGAAGAGGACGAACAGAAACAGAACGAACTCATTACCTACATCCGGGAAAAACTGATGGAGTTTATTGAACGGCAGAACAAACTGCTGGAAACTCAGGATGTCGGCGAAGCCCAGAAACAGCTGGAGAATGAGACGCGGGAATTGGCGGAACTGATCGAAGCTTCCGGGCTGCATGCTGATATTCCGATGCCCGACGGAAACGCAGCCCCCGGCCCCCTGAAAGAGACCTGGGAACATACGGTTAAAGCAGCCGAAGCCATGGCCGTTCCGGATCAGCCGACAGCGCTGGAGGAGCTGACCGCGGCGCTTGGTTCCGCGCCCGAGGATCCCAATCAGCAGGAGGGCGAATCCGACGAGGAGTCGGAGGACTACGAAGACTATGATATGGAATATGAGGAGTCGGATCAGGATGCGGATATGTACGAAGAAGCCGATCCGTTCGGTGATTTTTCCGAGTACGAAGAGATTCGCGGCGTTCCGCCGCCGAACCAGACCGAGATGGATATTCTTGCTGAAGAAATCAGAAATCAGGAACGGCGGAAACAAAAGAAGTCCGGCGAATACAAAGCGGTTGAGAAAGACTGGTAA